The following are from one region of the Natronosporangium hydrolyticum genome:
- a CDS encoding carbohydrate ABC transporter permease, protein MSTTPIVTKVPPPRGRRQPWEEKPSAAGQTGKGAVLTFVVLAVLFPMWVIVVTSLSPREAINNAGGLVIVPQGLDFSAYVAIFSGGRVTRALGVSMFLATAGTALSVVLTILAAYGLSRQGSFGHRTLLFVFLLTFFIYPSLIPSYLVVTGLGLRDNLLALILPTAVSAFNLIVMRAFFMNLPQDLIESARIDGASELRILLQIVMPLSRAVIAVISLFYAVGYWNAFFNAMLYIQNRDLDPIQRVLQQYVLAGQAPPLRGDVANLPGVASVPPSLAIQMAVVVVTIVPCVVIYPFVQRHFVKGVIIGAVKG, encoded by the coding sequence ATGAGCACCACACCGATCGTTACCAAGGTGCCGCCGCCGCGGGGCCGGCGCCAACCGTGGGAAGAGAAGCCGTCGGCGGCCGGGCAGACCGGCAAGGGGGCGGTGCTCACCTTCGTGGTGCTGGCGGTGCTCTTCCCGATGTGGGTCATCGTCGTCACCAGCCTCTCGCCGCGGGAGGCGATCAACAACGCTGGCGGGCTGGTCATCGTCCCGCAGGGACTGGACTTCTCCGCCTACGTCGCGATCTTCTCCGGGGGGCGGGTGACCCGGGCGCTGGGCGTGAGCATGTTCCTCGCCACCGCCGGCACCGCGTTGAGCGTGGTGCTGACGATCCTCGCCGCCTACGGCCTGTCCCGGCAGGGTTCATTCGGTCACCGGACGCTGCTCTTCGTCTTTCTGCTGACCTTCTTCATCTACCCCAGTCTGATCCCTAGCTACCTGGTGGTGACCGGGCTGGGGCTGCGGGACAACCTGCTGGCGCTGATCCTGCCCACCGCGGTGAGCGCCTTCAATCTGATCGTGATGCGCGCCTTCTTCATGAACCTGCCGCAGGATCTGATCGAGAGCGCCCGGATCGACGGCGCGAGCGAGCTGCGGATCCTCCTGCAGATCGTGATGCCACTGTCTCGGGCAGTGATCGCGGTGATCTCGCTGTTCTACGCGGTGGGCTACTGGAACGCCTTCTTCAACGCGATGCTCTACATCCAGAACCGGGATCTCGACCCGATCCAGCGGGTGCTGCAGCAGTACGTGCTCGCCGGGCAGGCGCCGCCGCTGCGCGGTGACGTCGCGAACCTGCCAGGCGTGGCCAGCGTGCCGCCGAGCCTGGCGATCCAGATGGCGGTGGTGGTGGTGACGATCGTTCCGTGCGTGGTGATCTACCCGTTCGTGCAGCGGCACTTCGTCAAGGGTGTGATCATCGGGGCGGTCAAGGGGTAG
- the selA gene encoding L-seryl-tRNA(Sec) selenium transferase — protein MSEADTRRRIPGTDRALADPVLALAAERVGRATVKAAVVAAADRARRGEIPPERVIAEAAAALPDRLRPLRRVINATGVVVHTNLGRAPLSPAAIKAVVEAAGYTDVELDLADGRRARRGAAVLAALAAAVPEAEAAHVVNNNAAALSLVATALAAGREIIVSRGELIEIGDGFRLPDLLTATGARLREVGTTNRTTVADYRAAVGPQTGLILKIHPSNYRIEGFVGEASIGELSTLGPPVVADIGSGLLAPDPVLPAEPDAGTALRAGADLITASGDKLLGGPQAGLLLGKAELVERLRRHPLARALRVDKLTLAALAATLSGPPAPVPRSLHDTVAALHQRAAAIVAALPGVELTVAPSESVVGGGGGPGVVLPSVALAAPASFAAPLRLGDPPVVGRVTDGRLLLDLRAVDPAQDAELTAAIARVAGSVTRVAGDGAPAPPGSPTP, from the coding sequence GTGAGCGAGGCCGATACCCGACGGCGGATCCCCGGGACCGATCGAGCGCTGGCCGACCCGGTGCTCGCACTCGCCGCCGAGCGGGTAGGCCGGGCGACGGTCAAGGCGGCGGTGGTCGCCGCCGCCGACCGGGCCCGGCGTGGGGAGATCCCGCCCGAACGAGTGATCGCGGAAGCGGCGGCCGCGCTGCCGGACCGGCTGCGGCCGCTGCGGCGGGTGATCAACGCGACCGGAGTGGTGGTCCACACCAACCTCGGTCGGGCGCCGCTCTCCCCCGCCGCGATCAAGGCGGTAGTCGAGGCCGCCGGGTACACCGATGTGGAGCTCGACCTAGCCGACGGACGCCGGGCCCGGCGCGGCGCCGCGGTGCTCGCCGCGCTCGCAGCGGCCGTCCCCGAGGCCGAGGCCGCGCACGTGGTCAACAACAACGCCGCCGCGCTGTCGCTGGTCGCCACCGCGCTCGCTGCCGGCCGGGAGATCATCGTCAGCCGCGGTGAGCTGATCGAGATCGGCGACGGTTTCCGGCTGCCGGACCTGCTCACCGCCACCGGCGCCCGACTCCGCGAGGTCGGCACCACCAACCGGACCACGGTCGCCGACTACCGGGCTGCGGTGGGACCGCAGACCGGTCTGATCCTGAAGATCCACCCCTCCAATTACCGGATCGAAGGGTTCGTCGGCGAAGCCAGCATCGGTGAGCTGAGCACACTCGGACCACCGGTGGTGGCCGATATCGGCTCCGGGCTGCTCGCCCCCGACCCGGTCTTGCCGGCCGAACCGGACGCCGGCACGGCGTTGCGGGCCGGCGCCGACCTGATCACCGCCAGCGGCGACAAGCTACTCGGTGGGCCGCAGGCGGGGCTGCTGCTGGGCAAGGCCGAGCTGGTGGAACGGCTACGCCGGCATCCGCTGGCGCGGGCGCTGCGGGTGGACAAACTGACCCTGGCGGCGCTCGCCGCCACGCTGAGCGGCCCGCCAGCGCCGGTGCCCCGTTCACTGCACGACACGGTGGCGGCGCTGCACCAGCGGGCCGCGGCGATCGTCGCGGCGCTGCCCGGAGTGGAGCTCACCGTGGCACCGAGCGAGTCGGTGGTCGGCGGCGGTGGTGGTCCGGGGGTGGTGCTGCCGAGCGTCGCCCTGGCCGCCCCGGCCAGCTTCGCCGCACCGCTGCGCCTCGGTGACCCACCGGTGGTCGGCCGGGTCACCGATGGCCGGCTGCTATTGGACTTACGGGCCGTCGATCCGGCCCAGGACGCGGAGCTGACCGCGGCCATCGCCCGGGTGGCCGGCAGTGTCACCCGGGTAGCCGGCGATGGGGCGCCGGCTCCCCCCGGCTCGCCTACCCCTTGA
- a CDS encoding TIM-barrel domain-containing protein encodes MPYRPPLVSFETFVADPPDLPVRGPGEQGLSALTRAELIGTDPQGTVTIKGSTSSGEMLVAQVAIAGEGVIRVKLSQDPDARSRSAAATQLVSPGHFYAGRVEVDGGTIRVHAGSVCAELTLDPWHLRFVDLTGRELLAQHPGEHDISGRLRTLPFGRSTVDGEAVAYHESFAAPAEEKFVGFGEKFTPLDKRGQRPLMWNFDAFGAESDRSHKAVPFYLSNRGYGIVVDSGTPIEFDVCQSTHSCVQIVVPDDLLDYYVIAGPTPVEVLRRFHRLTGAPQPPPKWSFGTWISSGFFADTQEQVLARAAKIRELNIPCDVLHLDCYWQTVGHWSDMQWDSEHFPDPAQLLRTLADQGFRVCLWMNPYLSRQSPLFQAAADAGYLLKRPDGSTYVADVWHGTHPASGIVDFTNPAAARWFAELLRPLLEQGVAVFKTDFAEGVPADSVAHNGMTGVALHNVYTLLFNDVVSDITAEVAGHRMVWARSSYLGGQRHAAQWSGDVKSSYPAMASTLRGGLCHGLSGVPYWSHDVGGFNGPPSPDLYVRWAQFGALSPLVRFHGTSTRLPWEFPETAQQGAVDALRLRYRLMPYLYSTAIEAALGSAPMLRALLIDSPDDPAAWREELTYRLGPDLLVAPIFDPSGEQTVYLPAGESWVDWWTGEVHAGGGYLRVTVPLGQIPLFARYGALIPTAELGDTVGEAPFPALTLLSFGGESGRMLLHDVDGDTVISTARDGDTFTVTTTGPARVAAVEFPTTAGTTPPVYVNLPKL; translated from the coding sequence ATGCCGTACCGACCGCCGTTGGTGTCGTTCGAGACCTTCGTCGCCGACCCCCCTGACCTCCCGGTCCGCGGCCCCGGCGAGCAGGGCCTCTCCGCCCTCACCCGGGCGGAGCTGATCGGCACCGACCCGCAGGGGACGGTGACCATCAAGGGGTCGACCAGCAGCGGCGAGATGCTGGTGGCACAGGTAGCGATCGCTGGTGAAGGAGTGATCCGGGTCAAGCTCAGCCAAGACCCCGATGCCCGCAGCCGGTCCGCGGCCGCCACCCAACTGGTCAGCCCGGGGCACTTCTACGCTGGCCGGGTCGAGGTCGACGGGGGCACGATCCGGGTGCACGCCGGGTCGGTCTGCGCCGAGCTGACCCTCGACCCGTGGCATCTGCGCTTCGTCGACCTCACCGGACGGGAGTTGCTCGCCCAGCACCCGGGCGAGCACGACATCAGCGGCCGGCTCCGCACCTTGCCGTTCGGCCGCTCCACGGTGGATGGCGAGGCGGTGGCCTACCACGAAAGCTTCGCCGCCCCGGCCGAGGAGAAGTTCGTCGGCTTCGGCGAGAAGTTCACCCCGCTGGACAAACGCGGCCAGCGCCCGTTGATGTGGAACTTCGACGCCTTCGGCGCCGAGTCCGACCGCTCACACAAGGCGGTCCCGTTCTACCTCTCCAACCGCGGGTACGGGATCGTCGTCGACAGCGGCACCCCGATAGAGTTCGATGTCTGCCAATCGACCCACAGCTGCGTGCAGATCGTGGTCCCCGACGACCTGCTCGACTACTACGTGATCGCCGGGCCCACCCCGGTGGAGGTGCTCCGCCGCTTCCACCGGCTCACCGGCGCGCCGCAGCCGCCGCCCAAGTGGTCCTTCGGCACCTGGATCTCCTCCGGTTTCTTCGCCGACACCCAGGAGCAGGTGCTGGCCCGGGCGGCGAAGATCCGGGAGCTCAACATCCCGTGCGACGTGCTGCACCTCGACTGCTACTGGCAGACGGTCGGGCACTGGTCAGACATGCAATGGGACAGCGAGCACTTCCCCGACCCGGCGCAGCTGCTCCGCACCCTGGCAGATCAGGGTTTCCGGGTCTGTCTGTGGATGAACCCCTACCTGAGTCGGCAGAGCCCGCTGTTCCAGGCTGCCGCAGACGCCGGCTACCTGTTGAAGCGGCCGGACGGATCGACCTATGTGGCTGATGTATGGCACGGCACCCACCCAGCGTCCGGAATCGTCGACTTCACCAACCCGGCCGCTGCCCGATGGTTCGCGGAGCTGCTGCGCCCGCTGTTGGAACAGGGAGTTGCGGTGTTCAAGACCGACTTCGCCGAAGGCGTGCCGGCCGACTCGGTCGCCCACAACGGGATGACCGGGGTAGCCCTACACAATGTCTACACTCTCCTCTTCAACGACGTGGTAAGCGACATCACCGCCGAGGTAGCCGGGCACCGGATGGTCTGGGCCCGCTCCAGCTACCTGGGCGGGCAACGGCACGCTGCACAGTGGAGTGGCGATGTGAAGTCCAGCTACCCGGCGATGGCGAGTACGCTGCGCGGCGGGCTCTGCCACGGGCTCTCGGGGGTGCCGTACTGGAGCCACGATGTGGGCGGGTTCAACGGCCCGCCCAGCCCCGACCTGTACGTCCGGTGGGCCCAGTTCGGCGCGCTCTCGCCGCTGGTCCGGTTCCACGGCACCAGCACCCGACTGCCGTGGGAGTTCCCGGAGACCGCCCAGCAGGGCGCGGTCGACGCGCTCCGGCTGCGCTACCGGCTGATGCCGTACCTCTACTCGACGGCGATCGAGGCCGCCCTCGGCAGCGCACCGATGCTCCGGGCGTTACTGATCGACTCGCCCGACGACCCGGCCGCCTGGCGGGAGGAGCTGACCTACCGACTCGGCCCGGATCTGCTGGTCGCCCCGATCTTCGACCCGTCCGGGGAGCAGACCGTCTATCTGCCGGCCGGCGAGTCCTGGGTCGACTGGTGGACGGGCGAGGTGCACGCCGGCGGCGGGTACCTGCGGGTGACCGTACCGTTGGGACAGATCCCGCTCTTCGCCCGGTACGGTGCGCTGATCCCCACCGCCGAGCTTGGTGACACCGTGGGTGAGGCGCCCTTCCCGGCGCTGACGCTGCTCAGCTTCGGCGGTGAATCTGGCCGGATGCTGCTGCACGACGTCGATGGTGACACGGTGATCAGCACGGCGCGAGACGGAGACACCTTCACGGTGACCACTACCGGGCCGGCGCGGGTAGCGGCGGTCGAGTTCCCCACCACCGCCGGGACCACCCCACCGGTCTACGTCAACCTGCCAAAACTCTAG
- a CDS encoding beta-galactosidase: protein MRGQKHWPATGDRWCFGGDWNPEQWPEPVWREDVSLMREAGVNLVSVGVFSWSWLEPEPGRYTFDWLDRALELLHTTGIRANLATPTASPPPWFSLAHPDALPVRADGVRLRHGSRDTYCVAAPAYRSAARSIAQRLADRYADHPALAMWHIHNEYGTGCHCDHAAVGFRAWLAARYGDLTALNDAWGTAFWGQHYSDWAQIEPPRATQYLSNPHQLLDFRRYLSDELLAACCEQRDLLRRANPDAPVTTNFPVGAWVPVDHRRWAAELDLVALDAYPEGVGIEAEQQTALLADLARHWAGGRPWLLMEQSPGGLGEHGVQVSKAPGRMARLSTSHLARGSRGVMFFQWRASAAGAEQYHSAMVPHAGPASRIFAEVRELGALLPRLAEAEVGAVQAEVGIGWDAASWWALQAPHLPSPELDYWAALSRAHAALWTEQVTTDFADLAGDLRGYRLILIPSHYLASDAVIETVRNYVAGGGHLVVWYFSGVADQAGRVRLGGYPGAFREVLGVRVTEFQPLPAATNVALTGGTEATRWSELVQLTGAQPVLRYASGPLTGEPAVTRHRYGEGTAWYVSTELSDDTYHELVRAALAAAGVDRGGAPPGVEVVERRADQQRWRFLLNHTDGPATVPADGVDLVTGATVTGAVTIPAGGLAVVRSDGS from the coding sequence ATGCGAGGGCAGAAACATTGGCCGGCGACCGGCGACCGCTGGTGCTTCGGCGGTGACTGGAATCCAGAACAGTGGCCGGAGCCGGTGTGGCGCGAAGATGTCTCACTGATGCGGGAGGCCGGCGTCAACCTGGTCTCGGTCGGGGTGTTCAGCTGGTCGTGGCTGGAGCCCGAACCCGGCCGCTACACCTTCGACTGGTTGGACCGGGCGCTCGAGCTCCTCCACACCACCGGCATCCGGGCCAATCTGGCGACCCCCACCGCCTCGCCACCGCCCTGGTTCAGCCTCGCTCATCCGGACGCCCTGCCGGTACGCGCGGACGGAGTCCGGCTGCGGCACGGCTCCCGGGACACCTACTGCGTCGCTGCCCCGGCGTACCGGAGCGCCGCCCGCAGCATCGCGCAGCGCCTCGCCGACCGCTACGCCGACCACCCGGCGCTGGCGATGTGGCACATCCACAACGAGTACGGCACCGGGTGCCACTGCGACCACGCCGCGGTCGGGTTCCGGGCCTGGCTGGCCGCCCGCTACGGCGACCTGACCGCGCTCAACGACGCCTGGGGGACCGCCTTCTGGGGCCAGCACTACAGCGACTGGGCGCAGATCGAGCCGCCCCGGGCCACCCAGTACCTGTCCAACCCGCACCAGCTGCTGGACTTCCGGCGCTACCTCTCCGACGAACTGCTCGCCGCCTGCTGCGAACAACGGGACCTGCTCCGCCGCGCCAACCCGGACGCGCCGGTCACCACCAACTTCCCGGTCGGAGCCTGGGTGCCGGTCGACCACCGTCGGTGGGCAGCCGAACTCGACCTGGTCGCCCTCGACGCGTACCCGGAGGGTGTCGGAATCGAGGCCGAACAGCAGACCGCGCTCCTGGCCGACCTGGCCCGGCACTGGGCCGGCGGGCGGCCATGGCTGCTGATGGAACAGTCGCCCGGCGGGCTCGGCGAGCACGGCGTCCAGGTGAGCAAGGCGCCGGGGCGGATGGCCCGACTCTCCACCAGCCACCTGGCCCGCGGCTCCCGGGGCGTGATGTTCTTCCAATGGCGCGCGTCCGCGGCCGGGGCCGAGCAGTACCACTCGGCGATGGTCCCGCACGCCGGTCCAGCGAGCCGAATCTTCGCCGAGGTGCGGGAGCTGGGGGCGCTGCTGCCTCGGCTGGCCGAGGCGGAGGTCGGTGCCGTCCAGGCCGAGGTGGGGATCGGTTGGGACGCCGCGAGCTGGTGGGCGTTGCAGGCGCCGCACCTGCCGTCACCCGAGCTCGACTACTGGGCGGCGCTGAGCCGGGCGCACGCCGCGCTCTGGACCGAGCAGGTGACCACCGACTTCGCCGACCTCGCTGGCGACCTGCGCGGCTACCGGCTGATCCTGATCCCCAGCCACTACCTGGCCAGCGACGCGGTCATCGAGACAGTACGCAACTATGTGGCCGGCGGCGGGCACCTGGTGGTGTGGTACTTCTCCGGCGTCGCCGACCAGGCCGGCCGGGTGCGGCTCGGCGGTTACCCGGGCGCCTTCCGGGAGGTGCTCGGGGTGCGGGTCACCGAGTTCCAGCCGCTGCCAGCAGCCACCAACGTCGCGCTTACCGGCGGCACCGAAGCGACCCGCTGGAGCGAACTGGTGCAGCTCACCGGAGCCCAACCGGTCCTGCGGTACGCCAGCGGGCCGCTCACCGGGGAACCGGCGGTGACCCGGCACCGGTACGGCGAGGGCACCGCCTGGTATGTCTCTACCGAGCTCTCCGACGACACGTACCACGAGTTGGTGCGGGCGGCGCTGGCTGCGGCCGGGGTCGACCGCGGCGGCGCGCCACCCGGGGTGGAGGTGGTCGAGCGGCGGGCGGACCAGCAACGGTGGCGGTTCCTGCTCAACCACACCGACGGCCCGGCGACCGTGCCGGCCGACGGCGTGGACCTGGTCACCGGCGCGACCGTGACCGGTGCCGTCACCATCCCGGCCGGCGGCCTCGCGGTCGTCCGCTCGGACGGCAGCTAG
- a CDS encoding nucleotidyl transferase AbiEii/AbiGii toxin family protein, producing MELAAVLESASRLQELVPDAVLVGGSAAALYASHRDSFDHDHVVGDLRDRFDLVLEALESEGEWVTNRVRPGKIILGRLGDIEAGVRQLIRSRPLETTEVQLPSGRSLRVPTAEETLRIKAFLIVRRNQTRDYLDVAALADRYDIGAAAEVLARIDDYYADQHGGGRGVAAQVARQLGDPRPADASTTQQLDAYRNLAPRWHDWRQVRAVCRRLSAAILRAEV from the coding sequence GTGGAGCTGGCGGCGGTGCTCGAATCGGCGTCCCGCCTGCAAGAGCTGGTGCCCGATGCGGTTCTGGTCGGTGGGTCGGCGGCCGCGCTCTACGCATCCCACCGCGACTCCTTTGACCACGATCATGTGGTGGGGGATCTTCGAGATCGGTTCGACCTGGTGCTGGAGGCGCTCGAGTCCGAGGGCGAATGGGTGACCAACCGGGTCCGGCCCGGAAAGATCATCCTCGGCCGGCTCGGCGATATCGAAGCGGGCGTCCGGCAGCTCATTCGTTCTCGTCCATTAGAGACAACCGAAGTGCAACTCCCGTCGGGGCGCAGCCTGCGGGTACCGACCGCCGAAGAAACGCTGCGAATCAAAGCGTTCCTGATCGTTCGGCGTAACCAGACCCGGGACTATCTCGACGTCGCGGCGTTGGCCGACCGCTACGACATCGGCGCCGCCGCCGAAGTGCTGGCGCGGATCGACGATTACTACGCCGACCAGCACGGTGGCGGCCGCGGCGTGGCAGCCCAGGTGGCCAGGCAGCTAGGTGACCCGCGGCCGGCAGACGCCTCCACGACGCAACAGCTTGACGCCTATCGCAATCTGGCGCCACGATGGCACGATTGGCGCCAGGTCCGCGCGGTATGTCGGCGGCTGTCAGCAGCCATCCTGCGAGCGGAGGTCTGA
- a CDS encoding helix-turn-helix domain-containing protein: protein MTLSFRNLTIDPTTPVADWPTEAVQTALERGDLADWHRLAAEVDRRPWGRTARQIEEVLGYSRPFGVAEAMETLIAEARERVERGERQEVAEEIRQVVDESGLTRTEFAARIGTSTSRLSTYLTGKVVPSAALMVRIRRAGEESAEGGDS, encoded by the coding sequence GTGACGCTGTCTTTCCGTAATCTCACGATCGATCCGACCACACCGGTCGCTGATTGGCCGACTGAGGCGGTTCAGACCGCACTAGAGCGGGGAGACCTCGCCGACTGGCACCGGCTGGCCGCGGAGGTAGACCGCCGCCCATGGGGGCGGACCGCCCGCCAGATCGAGGAGGTGCTCGGGTACTCCCGACCTTTCGGAGTGGCTGAAGCTATGGAGACGCTGATCGCTGAGGCCAGGGAACGCGTCGAGCGGGGGGAGCGCCAGGAGGTGGCGGAAGAGATCCGGCAGGTAGTCGACGAGTCCGGGCTCACCCGGACCGAATTCGCGGCTCGCATCGGTACCTCGACCTCCCGACTCTCCACCTATCTGACCGGCAAGGTGGTGCCCTCAGCCGCGCTGATGGTCAGAATCCGGCGGGCGGGCGAGGAATCGGCCGAAGGCGGCGACAGCTAG
- a CDS encoding glycerophosphodiester phosphodiesterase yields MPTDRRPPPPSAGYPAALRGDRAEGRRWYDAAVAAEAAGDLPAATAALATAIGHDPGNASWHQRLGRWLLRTRQWRAAVAALQRAVELQPDRPVRHYWLGRAREQCWDYPGAVRSYAAAIELDPSRTSWASRLAAAERSAAEFRPFRGTLVAHRGRCGDHPENAIEGLAALPPYVGGVEVDVRLSRDGVPVLMHDRRVDRTTSGEGEVSELRHWRLRRMKGAGGAPVPTLAAYLDACAGRGLRQILLDIKPPVSPDGAGLTKIVQVVRRSPVADGCLLMLRDEPELALARRVAGDRVRLGWFATTSENVDERVAAAGDYRAELLLVAPGGRRYLTHRAAVGTARHAGLRAGASTINSWRALEAARRDGCDVILTDLTDQLGHYVGVVCSG; encoded by the coding sequence GTGCCGACCGACCGCCGTCCCCCTCCGCCGTCCGCCGGTTACCCGGCCGCCCTCCGCGGTGACCGGGCGGAAGGGCGGCGCTGGTACGACGCCGCGGTCGCGGCCGAAGCCGCTGGCGACCTGCCGGCGGCGACCGCGGCGTTGGCGACCGCGATCGGGCACGACCCCGGCAACGCCAGCTGGCACCAGCGGTTGGGCCGATGGCTGCTGCGCACCCGACAGTGGCGGGCGGCGGTGGCCGCGCTGCAGCGCGCGGTGGAGCTGCAACCGGACCGGCCAGTGCGGCACTACTGGCTCGGACGGGCGCGGGAGCAGTGTTGGGACTATCCCGGAGCGGTCCGGTCATACGCGGCCGCGATCGAGCTGGACCCGTCGCGTACCAGCTGGGCGAGCCGGCTGGCCGCGGCGGAGCGGTCGGCGGCGGAGTTCCGGCCGTTCCGGGGCACCCTGGTGGCGCACCGAGGTCGCTGCGGTGATCACCCGGAGAACGCGATCGAGGGCTTGGCCGCGCTACCGCCGTACGTCGGCGGAGTGGAGGTGGATGTGCGGCTCTCCCGCGACGGCGTACCGGTGCTGATGCACGACCGCCGGGTGGACCGCACTACCAGCGGCGAGGGGGAGGTGTCGGAGCTGCGCCATTGGCGGCTGCGCCGGATGAAGGGGGCCGGGGGAGCGCCGGTGCCGACGTTGGCCGCCTACCTGGACGCCTGCGCGGGTCGCGGCCTGCGGCAGATCCTGCTGGACATCAAACCGCCGGTCAGCCCGGACGGCGCCGGGCTAACCAAGATCGTCCAGGTGGTACGCCGGTCGCCGGTGGCCGACGGGTGCCTGCTGATGCTGCGGGACGAGCCGGAGCTGGCGCTGGCCCGCCGGGTGGCGGGTGACCGGGTGCGGCTCGGTTGGTTCGCGACCACCAGCGAGAACGTCGACGAGCGGGTCGCCGCCGCTGGCGACTATCGGGCGGAACTGTTGCTGGTGGCTCCGGGCGGCCGGCGTTACCTGACCCACCGGGCAGCGGTGGGCACGGCGCGCCACGCCGGGCTCCGCGCCGGCGCCTCCACAATCAACAGTTGGCGGGCGTTGGAGGCGGCCCGGCGTGACGGCTGCGATGTGATCCTGACCGACCTCACCGACCAGCTCGGACACTACGTCGGCGTGGTCTGCTCGGGGTAG